In a genomic window of Thermosynechococcus sp. CL-1:
- the hisG gene encoding ATP phosphoribosyltransferase: protein MLTIALPKGALLKDSIAYFQRVGLNFAALLEPGNRQLQVLSEDGRARALLVRAQDVPVYVQYGQAQLGIVGYDVLREKNPHVAKLADLGFGQCRLSVAVKASSPYRSARDLPPHCRVASKFVRCADAFFQQLDLPVDIVPLYGSVELGPITGMAEAIVDLVSTGRTLKENGLVELEQIFSSTAYLIAHPRSYRLNLNGLGHYVPQLTGAIA, encoded by the coding sequence ATGCTAACGATCGCCCTACCCAAAGGTGCCCTACTCAAAGATAGTATTGCCTACTTCCAACGGGTGGGCTTAAATTTTGCAGCGCTCCTCGAGCCGGGAAATCGCCAACTGCAAGTGCTTTCTGAGGATGGCCGTGCCCGTGCCCTTTTGGTACGTGCCCAAGATGTCCCGGTTTATGTGCAGTATGGTCAAGCGCAGTTGGGCATTGTGGGCTACGATGTGCTGCGGGAAAAAAATCCCCACGTGGCCAAGCTAGCGGATTTAGGTTTTGGTCAGTGTCGGCTGTCGGTGGCCGTCAAAGCCTCTAGCCCCTACCGCAGTGCCCGCGATTTGCCCCCCCATTGCCGCGTCGCCTCAAAGTTTGTCCGCTGTGCCGATGCCTTTTTCCAGCAGTTGGATTTGCCCGTGGATATAGTGCCGCTCTATGGTTCGGTGGAACTGGGACCGATTACGGGTATGGCAGAGGCGATTGTGGATTTGGTGTCAACGGGGCGCACCCTCAAGGAAAATGGCCTTGTGGAGTTAGAGCAAATTTTTAGCAGCACCGCCTACTTGATTGCCCATCCCCGCAGCTATCGCCTCAACCTCAATGGGCTTGGACACTATGTTCCGCAGTTAACAGGAGCGATCGCCTGA
- a CDS encoding ATP phosphoribosyltransferase regulatory subunit: MVYQPACGARDILPLDVARQRWLEQRLERVFQSWGYQEIITPTIETLATLTAGGTVHPETVIQVQGSGDEPLGLRPELTASIARAAVTRMAGRQLPQRLYYKTNVFRRTTVAELGNQQEFFQAGVELLGATGLAADAEILWLVQECLGALAVEEAYLLVGDAHLTQQLLSPFPAELQKTVRQCLANLDRVSLQALPAPWRDRALALFDLRGTPREVGERLAQWSDVAGVADRFGELQQLLGLVAESLAITLDLSLVQSFDYYTGIIFEVLIPTETELRLVAQGGRYDQLLSIYHPDGATVPGIGFVFNVEALLQAIAIPPAALLAPRSQWLVVPRTSNALAAALHHAQTLRLDGSTRVELALLDLTPEQIRAYARDRQIPYIAWIERDAPPQIEALSDGATYLQIQSV; this comes from the coding sequence ATGGTGTATCAACCTGCCTGTGGTGCCCGCGATATTTTGCCCCTTGATGTGGCACGGCAACGGTGGCTAGAGCAGCGCTTGGAGCGCGTCTTTCAAAGCTGGGGGTATCAAGAAATTATTACGCCGACGATCGAGACCCTAGCAACCCTCACAGCAGGGGGAACGGTTCATCCCGAGACGGTCATTCAAGTCCAAGGCAGTGGTGATGAACCCTTGGGATTGCGGCCAGAATTAACGGCTTCCATTGCCCGCGCCGCTGTAACTCGTATGGCAGGCAGGCAACTGCCCCAACGGCTCTATTACAAAACCAATGTCTTTCGGCGGACAACCGTGGCAGAGTTGGGCAACCAGCAGGAATTTTTCCAAGCGGGAGTGGAGCTACTGGGGGCAACAGGTTTAGCGGCGGATGCAGAAATTCTCTGGCTGGTGCAGGAGTGCCTTGGGGCGTTAGCGGTTGAGGAGGCCTATCTCTTGGTGGGGGATGCCCACCTGACGCAACAGTTGCTCAGTCCCTTTCCAGCGGAGCTGCAAAAAACGGTGCGCCAGTGCTTGGCTAATTTAGACCGCGTGAGTTTGCAGGCTCTCCCCGCTCCTTGGCGCGATCGCGCCCTTGCCCTCTTTGATCTACGGGGCACTCCAAGGGAAGTGGGGGAACGCTTGGCGCAGTGGTCTGACGTGGCAGGGGTGGCCGATCGCTTTGGGGAATTGCAACAGTTGTTGGGCTTGGTGGCTGAGTCTTTGGCGATTACCCTTGATCTCAGCCTTGTGCAGTCCTTTGATTACTACACGGGGATTATCTTTGAGGTCTTAATTCCCACGGAAACGGAACTGCGGTTGGTGGCTCAAGGGGGGCGCTATGATCAACTGCTCAGTATCTATCATCCTGATGGTGCCACGGTGCCGGGGATTGGTTTTGTCTTTAATGTCGAGGCGCTCTTGCAGGCGATCGCCATTCCCCCAGCGGCTCTCTTAGCTCCCCGTAGTCAGTGGCTGGTGGTTCCCCGCACAAGCAACGCCCTCGCTGCTGCCCTCCACCATGCCCAAACCCTACGCTTGGATGGCTCGACTCGGGTGGAGTTGGCACTTCTAGATCTGACGCCAGAACAAATCCGCGCCTATGCCCGCGATCGCCAGATTCCCTATATTGCTTGGATTGAGCGTGATGCGCCACCGCAGATCGAAGCCCTCAGTGATGGGGCAACCTATTTGCAGATTCAGAGTGTCTAG
- a CDS encoding DnaJ domain-containing protein: MPFEINHGLGRFNSKRDLHAALGIPLSAAPGEIRKRYLKIAKTLHPDSRDDESGKKMASDLLSKFVNPAYEVLSQEKEREEYQVILRLLEKQLLTANIVPTPTFDLAQEVFNAANIEEAYQKALNTLAQDQYKDLNNALKISEQISELNLIYLWRSAGGKATAATVSTPAPPPKSDETQVRATPAAATGTTPPTEAPKTEQFTEQYLRRAEELFNKGIYLEAIKELKDALKIDPRSARCNALLGKVYLQQGSLSMAKIHFNQALKLNPQEVTAIQGLEAISKRERKAQQQQKNTEPPKPEKKKSSFFGLFGKK, encoded by the coding sequence ATGCCCTTCGAGATCAATCACGGTCTGGGTCGCTTTAACTCCAAACGGGATCTCCATGCTGCCCTAGGCATTCCATTGTCGGCAGCACCCGGGGAAATTCGCAAGCGGTATCTCAAAATTGCCAAGACACTGCACCCCGACAGCCGTGATGATGAATCGGGCAAAAAAATGGCCAGTGATTTGCTCTCCAAGTTTGTGAATCCTGCCTATGAGGTGCTTTCCCAAGAAAAAGAGCGGGAAGAATATCAAGTCATTTTGCGCTTGCTTGAAAAGCAACTGCTAACGGCCAATATTGTGCCAACGCCCACCTTTGATTTGGCACAGGAAGTCTTTAACGCCGCCAATATTGAAGAAGCCTATCAAAAGGCGCTCAATACCCTTGCCCAAGATCAGTACAAAGACTTAAACAATGCCCTGAAAATTAGCGAACAAATTAGTGAACTCAATTTGATTTACTTGTGGCGATCGGCGGGCGGCAAGGCAACCGCAGCCACGGTTTCTACGCCTGCACCCCCACCCAAATCAGATGAAACCCAAGTGCGTGCCACACCAGCAGCCGCCACAGGGACGACACCGCCGACAGAGGCTCCCAAAACAGAGCAATTTACAGAGCAATACCTCCGACGGGCAGAGGAACTCTTTAATAAAGGCATTTATCTGGAAGCCATCAAAGAATTGAAGGATGCCCTGAAAATTGACCCCCGCAGTGCCCGCTGCAATGCTCTACTGGGCAAGGTGTACCTGCAACAAGGCTCCCTCAGTATGGCCAAAATTCACTTTAATCAAGCCCTGAAGCTGAATCCTCAAGAGGTGACGGCCATACAGGGACTCGAAGCAATTAGCAAGAGGGAGCGCAAAGCCCAGCAACAGCAAAAAAATACTGAGCCGCCAAAACCGGAGAAAAAGAAATCTTCCTTCTTTGGTCTTTTTGGGAAAAAATAA
- the btpA gene encoding photosystem I biogenesis protein BtpA translates to MDLQTLFHTATPVIGVVHLLPLPTSARWGGSLKAVIDRAEQEATALASGGANAIIVENFFDAPFTKDRVDAAVVSAMTLVVQRLKNLVALPIGLNVLRNDAFSGLAIAACTGAQFIRVNVLTGVMATDQGIIEGQAHQLLRYRRELGQDIKIFADVMVKHAQPLHSPNLATAVRDTFERGLADGVILSGWATGHPPTEEDLSVAASAAKGQPLFIGSGASWDNVEQLVPYVNGVIVASSLKRNGQIEQPIDPIRVSRFVEAWQRAHHKIQELNRANGNCRGSINEPLPAMVVHGQK, encoded by the coding sequence GTGGATCTCCAGACTCTCTTTCACACTGCAACCCCCGTCATTGGTGTTGTCCACCTCCTTCCCTTACCCACCTCTGCCCGTTGGGGGGGGAGCCTGAAGGCCGTTATTGACCGCGCAGAACAGGAAGCCACAGCCCTCGCCTCAGGGGGAGCCAATGCCATTATTGTTGAGAATTTCTTTGATGCTCCCTTCACCAAAGATCGGGTGGATGCCGCCGTCGTTAGTGCCATGACCTTGGTGGTGCAGCGGTTAAAGAATCTGGTGGCCTTGCCCATTGGCCTGAATGTGCTGCGCAATGATGCCTTCAGTGGTCTGGCGATCGCTGCCTGTACCGGGGCACAATTTATCCGCGTTAATGTGCTCACTGGGGTAATGGCGACAGATCAAGGCATTATTGAAGGCCAAGCCCATCAACTCTTGCGCTACCGCCGCGAACTGGGGCAAGACATCAAAATTTTTGCCGATGTGATGGTCAAGCACGCCCAGCCGCTCCACAGTCCGAACCTCGCCACTGCGGTACGGGACACCTTTGAACGGGGACTCGCCGATGGGGTGATTCTCTCCGGTTGGGCAACGGGACATCCGCCCACTGAGGAAGATCTATCCGTCGCCGCCAGTGCCGCCAAGGGACAACCCCTCTTTATTGGCAGTGGTGCCTCTTGGGACAATGTGGAGCAATTAGTGCCCTACGTCAACGGCGTCATTGTTGCCAGTTCTCTGAAGCGCAATGGCCAGATTGAACAACCCATTGACCCCATTCGTGTCAGCCGTTTTGTCGAAGCATGGCAGCGGGCTCACCACAAGATTCAGGAACTCAATCGCGCCAATGGCAACTGCCGGGGGTCGATCAATGAACCCCTGCCAGCCATGGTTGTGCACGGCCAAAAATGA
- the queF gene encoding preQ(1) synthase, whose product MQVSEMKYGERAIQEGQLITFPNPRPGRQYTIEITLPEFTCKCPFSGYPDFATLYVSYIPHEKVVELKAIKLYINSYRDRYISHEEAVNQVLDDLVAACDPLYMKIKGDFAPRGNVHTVITVEHHRQPDSSC is encoded by the coding sequence ATGCAAGTATCAGAAATGAAGTACGGCGAACGCGCCATTCAAGAAGGGCAACTGATTACATTTCCCAATCCACGTCCCGGTCGGCAATACACCATTGAGATTACCCTGCCGGAGTTTACCTGTAAGTGTCCATTTTCTGGCTATCCTGACTTTGCCACGCTTTACGTTAGCTATATTCCCCATGAAAAGGTGGTGGAACTGAAAGCGATTAAGCTTTACATCAACAGTTATCGCGATCGCTACATTTCCCACGAAGAAGCGGTGAATCAAGTCCTCGATGATCTCGTGGCCGCCTGCGACCCCCTCTACATGAAAATCAAAGGGGACTTTGCCCCCCGTGGCAATGTGCATACCGTTATTACAGTCGAACACCATCGCCAGCCGGACAGTTCGTGCTAA